The genomic window CTGTTAGTCAAGAGCAAGTTTACCTAAAAATATGAATTATTCAACCCAAGTCAAAGTTAGGACTTGTTTTGACGACCCTGTTTAGTCAAACTTGTAACCAACAACGGCGATCGCGCATATGACAATAAATTAACCACAATTAGCGCAAAAAAGGCAACCTAAGAGTCAATTTTTATGGTAGTTGGTTGGTAAATAAAACTAGCGATTTTCATTTTTGCAGTCAGACAAACCGTCAGGGCAACTAGCAATTTCTTAGAATGTGACGTAGAGCTACTTCAAATTGTGCCAATTTAGGATAATGCCGTTACAAACTTTACTCGCTAAAAGTTAATTATTTTGCTCAAATTGCTCGATCAAACACTCGGCAATTCGCCGCGCTGCGCCAGGTTTTCCCATGCGTTTATAACCATTTTCGGCAATTTGCGCTAACTGCTCAGTATCAGTTAATAAAGTCTGTACCGCTTCCCCCGTTTGGTTTGGATGCTCTAATAAAATGAGCGATGACCCTAAATGACGGCTTTGGGCTTCGGCAAAACTATAGGTAAATTGCGGGCCATTACCAGGAAAGGCGATCGCCGGTTTGCCAAGTCCAACAAATTGTTCTGTTGCTGTCCCCGCCATGGCGATCGCAATGTCTGCTCTTGCCAAACACTCGTTATAAGCTGTTTGACTTAAAACAATTGAGGCATTTTTATAAGTGAAGGTTTGGTTATTTAATGAACAAAAACCTGCTTTGACGAGCATTTGAGCCAGAATTTCTAGATTGACTTGAGCGGAAATTGCCCCCAAAAATAACAAAGAGCGATCGCTAAAAACTTCTAGTAAGCTAAAAATTGCTACTAAAATTTGTTGCCAATTGGTGTAAACTTCCGGCACTCTAGAACCAGGAAGCAAAACAATACTCAATTGTGCTAGGGCAGATATTTGTAGAGGGTGGACGGGGATTAATCCATCCATCATCGGGTTGCCTAAGTCAAACACTGGGATACGCCATTTTTGCAACATTTTTGCAGTCATTTGATCTCTAGGAAAAACTGCTAAAGAACGAGGATTGCTCATTAGCCAGCGTTCCCAAGGTAAATAAATAGAACTATTCAACCCTAAAAAATTTGCCATGCGATTATTTTGGCGTAGATTTCCCAACCCATCGCGCACGTAGTATTCCGATTTGGCTGTCCCCACAAAAGCATAGTTAGCACTGCTCCACCAAGCAAACAATAATGGTACGACATCTCCCACAGCTAAAATCTTGCCACCGCCATCTTTTACCCAAGTACGCATAGCTTTGAGCTGAGTATAAGTTAGTTGCAATAAACCTCCTTGTAAGTCCCGTACCAATTGCCGCCCATCCATGTAAAGAAAACCACCCGAAGGCATAGCTTGCACAGAGCCAATCACCGGAATATCTGCCGCAAAGTATGCTCTCCCTTCACCAACTAGGGGCAGGGCCGAAATATTGAGTTTCTTCGAGATTTGGCTTAGTTCCTGTAAAATACGCACAGCAACTATATCCTCTCCATGACCATTACTGAGGCAAAGTAATCGAAATTCAGACTTGTTGGACATGAAAACCAATAAAAAAGGTTTGGGTTGAATACTAAATTTAATCTACGCTTTTAGAGCGATTAGACCGATGGCGATCGCATCATACGTTTAATTGAGCAAAAATTTCTCCTTAAGCAATGATATTTTTACATTAATTTTATGTGTGTTTTTTATCTTAAACTTGTTGTCTTGGCAGTTATTTTTAACTTAAATGTATACTGTGTAGGTGCGACAACGTTACCAGAAATGCTGAGGCAGCAAAGAGATAGTAAGGCCCCAGAAAGCGATTTATTTATTTTGGCTACTGATGTCCAGATAATAGGCGCAAAGGCAGAATTAACAGAAATTGTCCGCAATGTGATTTCTACGCGTCAGGGGAGCGATACAAGCAACCGCCAGTTGCAAGCAGACATTAAAGCAATTTTAGCTACGGGTTTATTTGTGAGCGCCCAAGCAAATACTACTAGCAACGCCACGGGAATAGATGTAGTAATTACTGTAGAGCCAATAATTGTCACAGCTATTGCCAGCCCCAATGCTAACGTTCTACCAGCAAATATCACCTTAAAACTATTTCAAACCCAGTTTGGCAAGGAGATTAGCTTAGAGGCTATCAATCAAAGCCGAGCAGAAATTGACAAGTGGTATACCGAAAATGGCTATGTAGCAGCAAAAGTATTAGCAATAAATCCAAGTCCCGATGGAGTGCTAACTATAGACGTAGCAGAAGGAATTGTCAGCAATGTTAAATTCCGCTTTTTGAATCGCGATGGCGATCCTACAGACTCAAAAGGAAACTTGATTAAAAGCCGGACAACTACAGAATTTTTGCGCCGCGAAGTTAGAGTAAAACCGGGGGATGTAGTCAAAAGTCGCACGATCGAACAAGATTTGCGGCAGTTGTATCAACTAGGATTATTTAGAACCGTTAATGTGGCTTTAGTAGGCGCAGGTGAGCAAGTTGAAGTCATTTATGACTTGACAGAGAAACCTGCTCGCAGCGTCAGCCCTGGGGGTGGTTATGATGACGATACAGGGATTTACGGCACAATCGAATATCAAGACTTTAATCTGAGCGGCATTAATAATTCTATAGATGTAGATTTGCAATTTAGCCGCCGCGACTTACAATTTGCTACTACTTTTACAAGTCCTTACCGCGCTAGCGAACCCGATCTTCCAGGTTATGAAGTGACTGTATTTCGTCGCCGGGGAACTTCGCCGACTTTTGATAGCGATATTGATTTAGCTAATGGTAGTAATCCCCGTGAAGGACGCTATGGCGGCGGTTTTATCCTCAATAAACCTATTGATGAGTGGCAAACATCTTTGGGGTTAAATTATACCCGTATTAGTATCCGCGATCGCGATGGTAATATTTCCCCCATTGATGAATTAGGCAATCAGCTTTCTTTTAGTGGTAAAGGAATTGACGATCTGACAATAGTATCAGTTAGCGCCATCAAAGACGATCGCAACGATCGCAGTAATCCGACGCAAGGATCAATTGTTAGCCTAAGTACCGAGCAATCAATCCCGATTGGGAGAGGTGATATTACAATGAATCGCCTACAAGCAAACTACATTCAATACTTTCCGGTACAGATACTTGGACAAAGAAATATAGAGGTTTTAGCCTTTAATCTCCAAGGTGGCACTATTATCGGCGATTTGCCACCCTATGAAGCTTTCAACTTAGGTGGACTTGATTCAGTTAGAGCTTATGGAGGTTCGGAAGTTGGTAGCGGACGCTCTTATGTTTTAGCCTCGGCGGAGTACCGCTTTTTGATTTTTCAACCCGTAGGCGGCGTACTATTTGCAGATTTTGCCACAGATTTGGGTTCGGGCGACACGGTGTTAGGAGAACCTGCGGTAGTTCGAGGTAAACCAGGTACGGGCTTTTCCTATGGTGCGGGCTTGCGGGTAGAATCGCCTATAGGTTTATTGCGAGCAGATTTTGGCATTAATGACAGAGGCGAAAGTCAGGTACAGTTTGGAATTGGACAAAGATTTTAGCGGCACCGAAGGCGATGAAGCTAAAATGCAGAGAGCATAAAATTGAAAACATGATAGCTGGCAAAACATTACAGGGCGGAAAATATACCTTAGAGCAAGAACTAGGGCGCGGTGGTTTTGGCATTACGTTCAAAGCTACTCATCGTTATCTAAATCAAGTCGTGGTAATTAAAACCCTGAATGAGTCTTTGCGGCGCGAGGCGCAATTTGCCAAGTTTCAAAGTCAGTTTCAAGATGAAGCAAGAAGACTCGCTACTTGTGTACATCCAAATATTGTGCGCGTCAGTGACTTTTTTATTGAAGATGGTTTGCCCTACATGGTCATGGATTACATACCAGGGGCAACTTTAGACTTGGTAGTATTTCCCGATCAACCACTTCTTGAAACCAAGGCGATTCACTATATTCAGCAAATTGGCGCAGCGTTGCAGGTAGTACATCAAAATAATTTGCTGCATCGGGATATCAAGCCGCAAAATATAATTCTGCGCCAAGGTACAGAGGAAGTTGTTTTAATTGATTTTGGCATTGCTCGTGAATTTACCCCTGGTTCAACTCAAACTCATACAGGGATGGTGTCGGAAGGTTACGCGCCCATTGAACAGTATCTCTACCAAGCCCCCCGCACGCCTGCCACCGATGTCTACGGGTTGGCAGCAACAATGTATGCCTTACTTACTGCGCGAGTTCCGGTGGCGGCTTCTTTGCGCGATCGCCTGCCGCTACCTGCTCCCGTTGACTTGCAACCTCAATTAAGCAAGTCCTTAAGTCAAGCTGTAATGCGTGGTATGGCGGTAGAAGCAAAGTTTCGTCCTGCCACTATCTCCGAATGGTTGGCACTGCTTCCCGCCGTTACTAAGGCTATTCCTGTGACTCCTGTACAGACACTAGCAACGGTAGCTTTAATTCCCCAGCACTACAAAAAACCCGATCGCCTAGTACCGCCACCTAGAACGATTCCGGCGGTCAAAAAACGCCCTTTTCCTTGGTTATTAATTGGCGGTGGTGTTGCCTTGGCATCAATAGCGGGAGTAGCTTTAAGTCAGGTTTTATCCAACTACTTGCAGCAACCCAACTCTGTACCTGTTGTCATACCTTCGCCAGAAGTTCGCGAGACGACACCGCCGCCAGTAGAAGCTAGTCCGACACCAGTTTTAGAACCAACACCGGATACAAAGCCAACAACTCAAAATTCGCCTACGCCAGATGTTAGTCCTTCTCCTGACGTTACCGATTCACCCATTCCTAGCGATACGGTTTCCCCTGCGGTGCGACAAAAGTGGCGGGAAATCCGCCGTAGGCGATCGCTTTCTCCAACTCCTTTAGAATCTCCAACTCCTACTATTTCTCCAACTCCTACTGTTTCTCCCACTCCTATTAATGAAAATCCTGATGTAGTTGTACCTACAGAAGAAATGTCCCCCTTTCCTACGCCAGAAATAACGGACGAATCAGAGGATAATTCTGGGCGGCAAAAACCAGACAAGGAAGAAAAGGCAGAACGCCAAGATAAGGACGACTAACTACTCATCTTGGGTAAAATAGCGATCTAAGAAATTAAGAGCATGGTTGCGAAGTTCGTAATATTCTTTTGAGTTTCTCATTGAGGCGCGATCGCGCGGATGATCGAAAGGTACATCTAATATCTCCCCAATAGTTGCTTCGGGTCCATTAGTCATAAGGACAATGCGATCGCTCATATAAATTGCTTCATCAACATCGTGGGTAATCATCATCACCGCTTGGCGCTGGTTTTCCCAAATATCTAATACTTGTCTTTGCAATTTGCCACGAGTTAAAGCGTCTAATGCCCCAAAAGGTTCGTCCATCAATAGCATTTTTGGGCGAGTTGCTAAAGCTCTAGCAATGCCTACTCTTTGCTTCATGCCACCGGAGATTTCATCGGGGTATTTATCCGCCGCCGCGTTTAAATTCACCATCGCAATATGTTCGTTAACGATGCTAATTTTTTCAGGTCGAGTGGCTTTTTTTAATACTTCATCTACCGCTAGTCTGATATTTTCTCGCACAGTTAACCAAGGCAACAGCGAGTATTGTTGAAATACCATCATCCTCTCTGCGCCGGGTTTGCGAATGGCTTTCCCTTCTAAAGTTACTAAGCCAGACGTTGCTTTTTCCAGTCCCGCGACAATTTTTAGTAAGGTAGATTTGCCACAGCCAGAATGACCAATTACTGAGATAAATTCATTTTCTTTGATAGTTAAATTGATACCGTTTAAAACTACGGTTTCTTTGCCATCGGGAGCGGGGTAAGATTTGATCAGATTTTCTACTACTAAAAATTCTCCCCTATCGAAGATCGAGCGATCGCTATTTTTTGTCGATGATAATTGGCTCATATTTACCTCTAATTTACGAAAAGTAGAAAGATTTGGGGCGATTAGCACGAATTTCAAAACTGTTGAGATAACCAACGGGATCGCTAGGATCGAAGGCTTTGTTATCAATAAATAACTCAGCCCTTTCAATTTTGTAGTTATCTTTGGGGCATTCGATACCCATTTCCCCGGCAATTTCGCGGTAAAGATCGGTTCGCCAAGCTTTACGGGCTACAGTTTCAGCATCCTTGGGAACGGTGGGTATTTGACCCCACCGCGCTGCTTGAGTCATTAACCAAATACTTTCGGACTGCCATAAAAAAGTAGAATGATCGCCGGGGATTTTAGCTAAATTATCCGGCAAGTCGAAGAAAATAGTTGTATTAGGCGATCGCACTGTCCGAGCTTTGCCATCAAAACCGCCGTAGTTATAATTTCCTACAATCGCCGCGCTAGTTAAGGTTGGTTTAGCGCCTGTATAAGACTTTTGAGCGATAATTTTGGCGATTTCCGGGCGATTTTCGGCTTTGCTGCAATACTGACAAGCTTCAATCATTGCCTTAACTAGCGAACGATAAGTTTTTGGGTTTTCATCGATAAAAGACTCCATTACCGCTAGTAACCTATCTGGATGTCCTTCCCAAATCTCTCTACCTTGGGCAAAAGTAAACCCAATGCCTTCATTACCGCTAATTGCCCGTGTATTCCAAGGTTCGGCTACCATATAAGCTTGCATCGCCCCAATTCGCATATTTACAAGCATTTGTGGCGGTGGGACAATAATTACCCTAAATTCCGCAAAAGGATCTACCCCGGCGGCGGCGGATAGGTAGCGGACAAAATACTCATAAATAGCCGAACTCAATACCACCGCCCAAACTCTTTTTTCGGGGGGAATGTTATCAAAATAGCGGCGAAAATCTCGTCCAAATTCCTCTAAATTGCCGTTATACTCCCGCCAAGGACGCAACCCCGATTCCCACATTGCCCTATTCATGGTTAAGGCGTTACCGTGACGGTGAATTGTCATCGCCGCACACAAAGGGGCTTGTCTTGCGCCTTCAGCACCGTCTCTAGCATTAGTTACCGCTCCACACACTACCGGGGCAGCATCCAAGCGTCCGAAAATTATCCCATCGCGCGATGTTCCCCAACTTGCTTCTCGACTCAAAGTTACATTCAAGCCATACTTACGAAAAAAGCCTTTTTCCCAAGCAACCGCAAAGGGGGCGCAATCGTTTACAGGTACATAGCCAACAGTGATATTTGGTTTTTCTAGAGTTTTTGAATCTACAACGGGTTCTATAGCTAAAGCAGCTTCTGACAGCCCTTGAGGAGCGCGATTGGCATTGATAGCACAGGAGGAAACCGCCATACTCGCCGCCGTCGCCCCGATGCCTTTAATGACACTCCGGCGACTCCAACTGTTTTGGTAATTATCGTTCATATTTAGTTGCTGAATAGTATTTTATGTAGAGACGTTGCAGTGCAACATCTCCACATTTTTAAGAAGTTTTTGGGCGATGAGTAACGAAAGTTTCTATTTTGCCTACAGCATAATCAAGCACTAACCCAGTGATGCCAATTACTAATACTGCCAAAAATACCGAACTTAAGTTTAAACGACTCCATTCATCCCACACAAAAAAGCCAATTCCTACACCACCAGTCAGCATCTCAACGGCAACAATTACTAGCCAAGCAATCCCTAGACTAATTCGCAATCCTGTGAAAATGTAAGGTAGGCTTGCAGGTAAAATTATTTTAGTAATTTGTCTCCATCGCGGCATTTCCAACACTCGCGCCACATCTAAATAATCTTTGTTGACGCTAGAAACGCCCAAAGCCGTGTTGATAATTGTCGGCCACAAGGAGGTAATGAAAATTACAAAAATCGCTGAAGGATCGGCTAAGTTGAAAATTGCTAGAGAAATAGGCAACCAAGCTAAAGGAGATACAGGTTTAAATATTTGAATAATCGGATTAAGGGCAAGTAGTGCTTGCTTGGACATTCCAATTAAAAATCCTACAGGAATAGCGACTAAAGCACCCAAGGCAAAACCAATTAATACTCGCCGCAAACTGGCTAGTAATAACCAACCTAAGCCCAAGTTTCCGGGACCGCGACGATAGAAAGGATTTAAAATATAGTCTAAGTTTTCTACAAAGGCTTGGGCAGGAGTGGGCATTAAGTCTGTTAAAAAAGTTGCCACAAACCACCAGAGGATAATTACCCCCAAAAAACCCGCCAGAGGTAGTAAAATTGCTTCTTTGATAATTGCAGGTTTAGTCCGTTTCCAGGCAAGTTGTCCAGCAACCGCAAGGGCTGCAAGATTAAACTGTATTAGCATTTGATACTCCTCAGAAATAGAGAGTAGGTACAACGGACGTGAGTAATACCAACTAGGAATACTGACGAGTTCAAATCATTTTATAAAAATGCCTTGAATGTCTAATTTTCCCCCAATGCCGACGAAGTTAGCTGACGGGCTAGGACTGAGAGATGTCCATCTGCTTAAATACAGATACGCCCCAAACTGTGGTTCCTCCGTTCTATCCTTGTGTTGTTTAAAAAGATAGATTTGGCTACTTTACTCAAATTTCTCAAAATATAGCCTAGATTTTTTTGATAGTCAATATTTCCCAAGGAGTAGGGGCGCAATGCATTGCGCCCCTACTGATTTTTGGCTTTATCCGTTAGCTTATATATTCAATTATTTTAGATTTACTTATGGTAGATATTGCTCAGTTTTTAACTAAAGAGCTTTCCCTAAAACCTTCTCAAGTTAAGAACGCCTTAGAATTATTTGCAGAATCTGCGTCAATTCCCTTTATTGCTCGTTACCGCAAAGAACGCACGGGAGAAATGAACGAAATTCAGTTGCGGGAATTGTCGGATAGATTTACTTACCTCAGCGAACTTGAAGAACGAAAGACGACGGTTATAAATGCGATCGCCGACCTTGGTAAACTTACAGAGGAACTAAAGCTCAAAATTGACTCTTGTTTGCAAAAAACCGAACTTGAGGATCTTTATTTACCTTACAAACCCAAAAGGCGCACGAAAGCCACTATTGCTAAAGATAAAGGTTTACAACCCTTAGCAGAATTTATTAAAGCAAACTTTGTTGATAGTTCTTTGGAAGAAGAAGCCGCAAAATATATTTCTGTAGATAAAGGCGTAAATACCACCGTTGAAGCGCTAAAAGGTGCGGCGGATATTTTGGCGGAAGAAGTAGCAGAAAAGGCTAATTTACGTGCTTACGTGCGCGAATATTTCCTAAAATCGGGCGTATTTAGAGCAAAAATCAAAAAAGATCATCCCGAAGGTAGTACCAAGTACGAAATGTACCGCGACTACCAAATTAACGTCAAAAATATTGCTTCGCACAATATGTTAGCTCTTTTGCGCGGTGAAGCGGAGAAAATTATTAATTTAGACCTTGATTTTGATGAATCTGTAGTATTAAGTTATTTAGAAGATCGGGAAATTAAAACTAAAAACAAGGAAATTCGAGAGTTTTATCGAGTTATGCTCAAAGATGCTTTCAATCGCTTAATGAAGCCATCTTTAATTAGCGAAGTAATTGCTAATAGAAAAACTTACGCAGACATTGAATCTATTAAAACATTTGAAAGTAATTTAAGAGAATTATTGCTATCCAGTCCCGCCGGGATGAAACCAACTATAGCAATTGATCCAGGGTTTAGAACTGGTTGTAAAGTAGCAGTTATTGATAACACAGGCAAGTTTTTGGAATATCAAGCGATATTTCCTCACTCTGCTGCATCACAACGCCAGCAAGCAAGTCAAACAATTGAAAGATTAATTAATAAATACAATATTCAACTAATAGCAATTGGTAATGGTACAGCAGGGAGAGAAACCGATGAATTTGTTGCTGAAGTTATAGAAAAATTAGCAACTAAGCCCGTTAAAGTTATGGTAAACGAATCGGGAGCATCAATTTATTCTGCTAGTGAAATTGCGATCGCTGAGTTTCCCGATTTAGATATTACAGTACGCGGTGCGATTAGTATTGGTAGGCGTTTGCAAGATCCTTTAGCAGAGCTTGTAAAAATCGATCCTAAATCTATTGGTGTGGGACAATATCAGCACGATGTCGATCAAAAGTTACTCAAACAAAAGCTAGATGAGACGGTAGAAAGCTGCGTTAACTATGTAGGTGTGAATCTCAACACCGCTTCAGGAGAGCTTCTAGGATTTGTTTCGGGAATTAATGCCACGATCGCTAAAAATATTATTACTTATAGAGATAAACACGGCGCATTTAGCGAGCGCTTTCAATTATTATCTGTACCCAAACTCGGCGCAAAAACCTTTGAACAATCGGCGGGATTTCTGCGGATTAGTGGCGGAAAAAACCCCTTAGACAATACTGCTGTACATCCAGAGAGTTACGCTGTTGTAAAAGCGATATTCAGTGACTTAAATGTGCCATTAGCGGAGATTTCCCAAGCATCCAAGCAGCTTAAATCAATAAATTTGCAAAAGTATGTCACCGTTACCGTTGGCGAGCCTACATTGCGCGATATCATCAACGAATTAGAAAAACCTGGCAGAGATCCAAGAGCAGAATTTAAGTATGCAACCTTTGCAGCAGGAGTGAAAGAGATTAGAGATTTAACTGTGGGAATGGAGTTAGAGGGAGTGGTTACAAATGTAGCTAATTTCGGTGCATTTGTAGATATTGGTGTGCATCAAGATGGGTTAGTGCATATATCGCAAATGGCAGATAAATTTGTAGACGATCCTAATAAATTTGTCAAGGTTGGACAAGTTGTAAAGGTAAGGGTAATGGAAGTTAAAGAGAATTTAAAGCGGATAAGTTTATCAATGCGATCGCGCTAATATTTTTTACAAGCGACTTATCCACAATGTCAACCTATAATCTGAGAAATCATGCGATTAGCCTGGGATTCGTAACCACCACCAAATAAATTGAAGTGATTGAGAATGTGGTACAAGTTATACAAAGTTTTGCGTTGCTCGTAACCTGATTCTAAGGGGAAAGCCTCGTTGTAAGAGCAGTAAAAAGCCGCCGGAAACCCGCCAAATAATTCTGTCATTGCAATATCGGTTTCGCGATCGCCATAATAGGTTGCAGGGTCAAAAATTACGGGTTCTCCTTGTTCCGTACAAGCGGCGTTACCTCCCCATAAGTCGCCATGTACTAAAGATGGTTGCACTTGGTGCGATAGCAATTGGGGGAGAGATGCTAACAATTGTTCCTGCTGCGGGAAACTTCCCCCCTTGCGTTTAGCTAATTGAAATTGATAGCCTAAACGACGAGTAGCGTAAAATTCTACCCAATCAGTTGTCCAGTTGTTAATCTGCGGTGTAGAACCAATAGTATTATTTTGTTCCCACCCAAAACCGTTAGCGCTAGTTGTGCGGTGCATTGCGGCTAAATTGCGCCCCATTTGTTGCCAAAAGGTAGCCGTTACAGCTAAATTTAGCCACTCTAAGACGATGTAAGCAGAATTTTCAGCGATTCCCCAACAAATCGGTTTTGGGACGCGGATAGTATTTGTTTGCGCCATTTCCTGCAATCCTAATGCTTCGGCGACAAACATCTTAACTTTAGAAGCTTCGTTTAATTTTACAAAATAAGTGCGCTCTCCATCGCTAACTGCGTAGCCTTGATTTATACAGCCACCACTTACCGGGCGATGACTGTTAATTTTAAACTGTGGTTGAACTTGGGAGATATGCGCGGCTATTTGCGTCCACATAGTTAATTTAAGGCTTGAGAATAACCGCACCGTAAGCATTAGCGCTGAGATACTTTTGGGCGGCGGTTTGCATTACTTCTGCCTTTAGGGCTTGAATCCGTGACGGGTAATCAAAGGCTGGTTCTAGGTTTCCCACCATAGATTGATAGTAACCGTATAAACCCGCGCGATCGCTCGGAGTTTCGTTAGCAAAAATAAATCGGTTGGCTACTTGAGTCCGAATCCGGGCAATTTCCCATTCTGCTACAGGCTGAGTTTGAATAGTATAAATGTGCTGGGCGATGGCTGCTTCTACTTGAGCTATATTTTCTACTGGAAGGATTGCAGAAATATAAAAAGTACCTTGCAAGCGTTGAGTGATATTGCTTACAGATATACTTGAAACCAGTCCTTTTTCTTCTCGCAAATCTCGCACTAGCCTTGAAGTCCGCCCCGAACCTAAAATTGCTGCCAAAACATCTAAAGCATAGGTTTCTTGAAGATTACTCAATCCTGGAACGCGCCAAATCATAACTAATCGAGCTTGTTGCAGGCTATCATCTTTTAACTCGTGGCGGACAATTTCTGTAAAAGCAGGTTCTTCCGTGAGGGTATTTGCTAAGGGTTGATGATTAACAACTGGTAAAGGGTTAGTAGCTTCAGTAAAACTATTAGAGACAATTTTAATTAATTCGTCTACAGGTAAATTCCCCACAGCTACGGCGGTAATAGACTTTGGTTGATACCAAGATGAGTGAAAATCGCGCATTTGTTGCGGTTGTAGCTGAGAAATTACCTCAAATTCTCCTAGTACCGGGCGACGATAAGGTAAACGATTAAAGGCGGTTTGCATTGCTTGGGCAAAGGTGCGCCGACGCGGGTTATCATCAGAGCGGCGGATTTCTTCTAATACAACTAACTTTTCTCGACTAAAAGCATCGTCGGGAATCAAAGAATTAAGCACAACATCAATTTGCAGAGGTGCTAGGCTGGCAAAATCTTTTGGGGAAGTGGTGATGTAGTAATGAGTGTAATCTTGGCTAGTTGCAGCATTTGTAACCGCTCCTCGTTCTTCGATGCGGCGCTCAAATTCTCCGCTTACAATGCGCTTAGTACCTTTAAAAACCATGTGTTCGAGAAAGTGAGCCATCCCATTAATTTCATCAGGTTCATTAGCAGAACCTACATTAACCCACAAACTCAAGTTGACGGCTTCTACGGGCATTTGCTCGGCGACAATTGTCAAACCGTTGGGTAGCTGATGGAGGGTAGGAGAATTTAAGCGAGGCAATTTTACAACAGTTGAAGTCATTATCACTACAGAATCTGCCAATATGTCTTTATCTTAACCATTGTTGAGGGTAGGCAGAACAGATAATGCTATTTTAGAGTGCGATCGCAGAGCTTCGTATTTCATGCCCATTTTTTACCCAAACGCCTAAATATCTACCTAATTCGCCTTGTATTTGAGCTATGTTATCTGTTCAACAAGTCAAAGCTAAAAAAAAATCTTCTCGCCGCAATCTTTGGTTAGAAAAATTACTAGCAATTATTGCCGTTGCAAATTTAGTGTTAGTAGGTTTCGATTTTAGTTACATACCTTGGCGAGATTTTTACTTTACTGAAGCACCAACAATAGTTAGATACTATGATGAAGT from Synechocystis sp. PCC 7509 includes these protein-coding regions:
- a CDS encoding Tex family protein encodes the protein MVDIAQFLTKELSLKPSQVKNALELFAESASIPFIARYRKERTGEMNEIQLRELSDRFTYLSELEERKTTVINAIADLGKLTEELKLKIDSCLQKTELEDLYLPYKPKRRTKATIAKDKGLQPLAEFIKANFVDSSLEEEAAKYISVDKGVNTTVEALKGAADILAEEVAEKANLRAYVREYFLKSGVFRAKIKKDHPEGSTKYEMYRDYQINVKNIASHNMLALLRGEAEKIINLDLDFDESVVLSYLEDREIKTKNKEIREFYRVMLKDAFNRLMKPSLISEVIANRKTYADIESIKTFESNLRELLLSSPAGMKPTIAIDPGFRTGCKVAVIDNTGKFLEYQAIFPHSAASQRQQASQTIERLINKYNIQLIAIGNGTAGRETDEFVAEVIEKLATKPVKVMVNESGASIYSASEIAIAEFPDLDITVRGAISIGRRLQDPLAELVKIDPKSIGVGQYQHDVDQKLLKQKLDETVESCVNYVGVNLNTASGELLGFVSGINATIAKNIITYRDKHGAFSERFQLLSVPKLGAKTFEQSAGFLRISGGKNPLDNTAVHPESYAVVKAIFSDLNVPLAEISQASKQLKSINLQKYVTVTVGEPTLRDIINELEKPGRDPRAEFKYATFAAGVKEIRDLTVGMELEGVVTNVANFGAFVDIGVHQDGLVHISQMADKFVDDPNKFVKVGQVVKVRVMEVKENLKRISLSMRSR
- the ntrB gene encoding nitrate ABC transporter permease, coding for MLIQFNLAALAVAGQLAWKRTKPAIIKEAILLPLAGFLGVIILWWFVATFLTDLMPTPAQAFVENLDYILNPFYRRGPGNLGLGWLLLASLRRVLIGFALGALVAIPVGFLIGMSKQALLALNPIIQIFKPVSPLAWLPISLAIFNLADPSAIFVIFITSLWPTIINTALGVSSVNKDYLDVARVLEMPRWRQITKIILPASLPYIFTGLRISLGIAWLVIVAVEMLTGGVGIGFFVWDEWSRLNLSSVFLAVLVIGITGLVLDYAVGKIETFVTHRPKTS
- a CDS encoding fructosamine kinase family protein — encoded protein: MWTQIAAHISQVQPQFKINSHRPVSGGCINQGYAVSDGERTYFVKLNEASKVKMFVAEALGLQEMAQTNTIRVPKPICWGIAENSAYIVLEWLNLAVTATFWQQMGRNLAAMHRTTSANGFGWEQNNTIGSTPQINNWTTDWVEFYATRRLGYQFQLAKRKGGSFPQQEQLLASLPQLLSHQVQPSLVHGDLWGGNAACTEQGEPVIFDPATYYGDRETDIAMTELFGGFPAAFYCSYNEAFPLESGYEQRKTLYNLYHILNHFNLFGGGYESQANRMISQIIG
- a CDS encoding M16 family metallopeptidase, encoding MTSTVVKLPRLNSPTLHQLPNGLTIVAEQMPVEAVNLSLWVNVGSANEPDEINGMAHFLEHMVFKGTKRIVSGEFERRIEERGAVTNAATSQDYTHYYITTSPKDFASLAPLQIDVVLNSLIPDDAFSREKLVVLEEIRRSDDNPRRRTFAQAMQTAFNRLPYRRPVLGEFEVISQLQPQQMRDFHSSWYQPKSITAVAVGNLPVDELIKIVSNSFTEATNPLPVVNHQPLANTLTEEPAFTEIVRHELKDDSLQQARLVMIWRVPGLSNLQETYALDVLAAILGSGRTSRLVRDLREEKGLVSSISVSNITQRLQGTFYISAILPVENIAQVEAAIAQHIYTIQTQPVAEWEIARIRTQVANRFIFANETPSDRAGLYGYYQSMVGNLEPAFDYPSRIQALKAEVMQTAAQKYLSANAYGAVILKP